The nucleotide sequence AAAGTGCGTCGGATTTAGGCTGGAAGATCAGTGTGGCTGGTATCAACGGCCAGAATGCAGCCACCTGCCAGCTGACCGCGCGCGAACTGAATTCCCGAGCAAGCAGAAAGAGGGGGACAACAGTCAGTGATGACATGCTTAACGTGATCAGGGTTGCGAGCCACAGAACCGCACGGTCTCGCGGGAGCAGGGGATATTTGGAACGCGAAGTCATGCCCTCGATGACGTCAGCGGCTTCCTGAAATGAGGCAGGCTGCATATCCACTAAAAATGATTGCAGAGCGGGATATTTTTCACAGAGTCGAATCAATGTCAGGTAAAACAGAGGCAGACCTGGAGGATGAGTGCCTTCATGCAGCACATCACCTTGTTCCATCTTTGCTTCATACTCACTGAGAAATTGTGTGGCATCTGAGATCTCCGTCTGTGCCTGGGTGAAATACCCTGAGGAGCCTTTGTAGTAAAGTACAAAGGCTGCCTTCGACAGTCGATATTCTCCAGGCGGGCTGTCCTGCAGGAGCAGAGACCACAGGCCCGCAGCTGCTGTCAGACCTGTCAGCCAGACAGTCAGTTCGTACCAGCGACAGTCAGGCATCCGCGAGAGCGCAATCAGAGTCAGCAGTAGATAGACGGCGAACGCGATAGCGGAAACGATCCAGCCGGGAATCATTTCAGCGGCCGCAAACGGGATTCGATTCCAGGTCCACTCACCTTCCACGCCCAGCGGAATTTGAGTCAGCCAGAGCAGGGCAATGGTGATCAGGCTGGTCAGCAGATAGGGTAAAAGAATTCGAAATCGCATTGTTCAGCCAGAATGAAAACTGAGAGGCGGCAGTTTACCAGGCATCGGAGACAGGGAAATGCCGTGTTTTCTGCTGAGGCACGAGTTATTCATCGATAAAAATTACGATGCAGGTAATGTTGTCTTTGGAACCACCTTCCTGCGCCGCTTTTACGATCTCTTCTGCTGCCTGTTGCGGTTCATCAAACTGTCCCAGCAGTTCTTGCAGTTTTTCATCGGAGATTCCATCGGTGACACCATCCGAGCAGAGTATCATTCGGTCCTGAGGTGTCGGATCCAGGTGACGTGCTTGAGTGCCGGCACTGCCGTCTTTCGTTCCCAGGTAACGATAGAGCACATTTTTGTAGCGGTGTGTTAAAGCTTCTTCAGGTGTTATGGTACCCGCGTCTACGAGTGCCTGTGTCAGCGAATGGTCGGTCGTCAACTGGTGCAGGACATCGTTTCTCAACAGGTAAACCCGACTGTCTCCCACGCCGCCAATGAAGAATTTCTCACCAACCTGAATGGCAAATACGATCGTCGTCCCCATGCTGCGGCAGTTGGGGTCCAACTCGCCCAGAGCCATGATTTCGAGATTGGCATGGGCGACAGCCTGATCGATGGCCTGAGTCACTTTTTCAGCCGGGTCACTATTAAAGTCGATCAGCTCATTCAGCTTCTGCGGAATGATTTCGATTGCTAACTGGCTGGCTTTTTCTCCGGCGCACTGTCCGCCCATCCCATCGGCGACAAGAAAGTATTTGTTGAGGTCATCAACACAGAGATTGTCCTCATTATTTTCACGGAAATTTCCGGTAATGCTGACTGAGCCGTAACGAATTCCAACCATTAAAAAGCCTGTATGCGTGTCGATAATAATTCTGGATGAGGCCGAAGTCTCACGCCTTCCATGCTAGACATATGTGAAATTCCTTTGAGGTATCATAGCATCTTTTGTTCGGGAATGAAATTTTAATAATGTTGTATCTGCTGGTTTTTTAGTGTCTTATGAAAAGTTTCAGGGGCAAACTGTCTGGACTAAATCACGAACCCCCAGCGTGGTGGAGCAGATAAACAGTTCACCTGCTTCAAAACCGGCACTGGTTCCCAACAGGCGATTCTGGCTCTCCACCAGCCGGTAAACCCGTTTTTTTTCGGGGGGAAACTGGGACTGATAGGCTCGAATCGATTCAATTTTCTGCTCAAAAGTATCAGAAATATCAACGACAAACTGCCCACTGCCTTCAGGGTAATTCAGAGAGCCAAATCCCAGAGGATACCAGACCTGTTTCTGAATCGTGTGTGGTTCTGTGTTATCGAACTGGTCATTCCATTTAGTCAAACGGGAATAGAATACAGCTGCATCCGTTATCTGCATGGCTTGCCAGTGATCGGGAGAAGCCATGGGGGTTTTACCTGCCAGTCCCAGCACAACTTTGGGGCGATATTTCCGGAACAGGTTTGCAAGGGCAACTCGGTTTTCAAAACTGTCAAACAGACGTCGGTTGGTCAGTTCCAGGGTTTCCCGCACATGGATTCCCAGTATTTCAGCAGCCTGTTTTGCTTCCTGCAGTCTGGATTCCGGTCCCGGACTGAGTGGCGTAGGTTCGCCATCAGTCAGGTCAATAATGCCTACGCGATATCCCTGCTGGACCAGTTTGGCCAGGGTTCCACCACAGGCGATCTCAACATCATCCGGATGAGCACCGACGGCGATGACATCAAGTTGGTCCGGGGATTCTGAATTCATGAGCTTTCTTTTCGTAGGCACTTAAGGGAGCAGTATCAAAATTAATGAAGCAATTTCTGGCAGTATCGATTCTGAATGTGGCCGTCGTATTTGAGAGGGGTATTACGTGATTCAATGACCAGTGCTGCAAACCATTCTTTGTGTTCCAGCAGGTTTCGTCAACGTTGGAAATTCAAATATATTCAGAATCATAACAAACCGTTGATTTGAATACGCTCTTTTCCTGTAAAATCGTGACCCTGAAAACAGATCGAGCGGAACGAGGAGAGGACTATAGACCGGATCATCCCCAGGCAGAAACCGGTGCCGTACCCGGTTGAGTGGGGCATTTCAGATAGGAGAGACTTTTTTTTCGGCATCAATGATGACCTGTCTGGTGTCGTGCGGTGTAGGGGCTTCACGCAGCTGTTCGACGAAATCCGGTAGTTGCATCAGCCTGCCCAGTCGTGCAAGTACGGACAGGTGAGTCGAAGCGTCGGAGCAGATCACCAGAAAAAAAATATCTGTCAAAGTTCCATTTT is from Gimesia maris and encodes:
- a CDS encoding PIG-L family deacetylase, with the protein product MNSESPDQLDVIAVGAHPDDVEIACGGTLAKLVQQGYRVGIIDLTDGEPTPLSPGPESRLQEAKQAAEILGIHVRETLELTNRRLFDSFENRVALANLFRKYRPKVVLGLAGKTPMASPDHWQAMQITDAAVFYSRLTKWNDQFDNTEPHTIQKQVWYPLGFGSLNYPEGSGQFVVDISDTFEQKIESIRAYQSQFPPEKKRVYRLVESQNRLLGTSAGFEAGELFICSTTLGVRDLVQTVCP
- a CDS encoding PP2C family protein-serine/threonine phosphatase, giving the protein MVGIRYGSVSITGNFRENNEDNLCVDDLNKYFLVADGMGGQCAGEKASQLAIEIIPQKLNELIDFNSDPAEKVTQAIDQAVAHANLEIMALGELDPNCRSMGTTIVFAIQVGEKFFIGGVGDSRVYLLRNDVLHQLTTDHSLTQALVDAGTITPEEALTHRYKNVLYRYLGTKDGSAGTQARHLDPTPQDRMILCSDGVTDGISDEKLQELLGQFDEPQQAAEEIVKAAQEGGSKDNITCIVIFIDE